The following is a genomic window from Bacillus sp. V2I10.
ACTTAATTCCAAGACTTTCACACTTAATTCCGTGACTTTTCAACTTAATTCCAAGACTTTCACACTTTTTTACGAGTTTCCGAGACTTCAAGCTTTATGCCGATTTTCAAGTAACAGCAAAAAAAGCCTTTCTTCAAAGAAGAAAGACCCTCCTGATTAGTTATGAAACGTTGGTTTGTAAAACGACCGATTATCAAGTGCAAAAACACGTTCCGTATACTCGCCGGGCTTCACCCGCTCTAATGCACGGTCAAGCATGTTCATTTTCGCATCGAGATTATCAATATAATGAAGAATTTCGGCTTCTTTGATCAGCGGCGGTTTAGGGCTACCCCACTCTGCTTTGCCATGATGACTGAGGACAAGGTGCTGAAGGATCACAATTTCTTCTCCCTCAATGCCTAAATGTTCTGCTGCTTTGGCAATTTCATTTACCATGATGGAAATATGGCCGATCAGGTTTCCTTCGACTGTATAAGTTGTGCCAATAGGACCTGAGAGCTCAGTTACTTTCCCAAGATCATGCAGAATGACTCCTGCATAAAGCAAATCTGTATCAAGACTTGGATATAAAGCTGCAATGGACTTTGCTAAATCAAGCATTGAAACAACATGATAAGCTAATCCAGATACAAATTCGTGATGATTTTTTGTAGCAGCCGGATATTCAAGGAATTCACTTTGATGCTTTTTCATGAGATATCTTGTCACACGCTGTATGTTAGGGTTTTTCATTTCGAAAATATATTGTGTTACTTTTTCCATCATTTCTTCTTGTCCAACCGGAGCCGTTTCAAGAAAATCAGATATTTTTACGTTATCCGTGTTTGAGGCAGTTCGGATATTGCGGATCTTTAACTGATTTCGTCCACGGTAGTGATGAATATCGCCATATATCTTTACAATGCTTTGTGAACTGTAGGACACCTCATCATCTGGTCCGGCATCCCATAGCTTTGCTTCAATCTCCCCGGATTGATCTTGGAGAATCAATGTTAAAAATGGTTTTCCGTTACTGGCTATTCCTTTAGTCGATGATTTAACGAGCAGAAAAACATCCGCTTGCTCGCCTACCTCGTAATGATTAATTCCTTTTGTCATCATTAAAACGGTCCCTCCCAAATTGCCTCAGTATCCTGAGTATAGCATAAATTTTGTCTATTTTTCCCGCCTGCAGCTAGGCTGAGACATCAGCTTGCTCTCTTCTTGAAATCCAAACCTTAGTTGAAATAAGTGCGGCAAGCATGACCCCAGCACCAATATAATAAGGAAGATTGATTTGATACTCAAATACGTAGCCCGCTAAAATAGGGCCCGCGACATTCCCAAGACTCATAAAAGAATTATTAAGCCCCATCACCATACCTTGCTTGCTTCCTGCTAATTTTGAGATAAACGTATTTAAAGAAGGTCTCAAAATAGAATTCCCTAAAAAGAAGACAGAGGTTGTCAATAAGACCGTGGCGAAGGAGTTAGCAAATGTCATAATCACAAATCCAAATGCACTCAACAAAAGAGCAGAGGTGACAACCCGTTCATCGCCGAATTTAGCCACAAGCCTTCCAACTGCTGCTCCTTGTGTGATGGTTCCAACAATCCCTGTTATAAGGATAATCAGACCGACTTCCTGCGGTCCATAACCGAAGCGCTCTAATGCGTAGAAGCCAAAGATTGCCTGAAAAATCGTTAATGCGAAACTCATCATAAAGACAAGGATCAGTAAAAAACCTACAGGGCTTTGAAGAGCTTTTTTGATTAGAATAAATTGATTTTCTCGTTTTTCATTTTCAGCAGTGGTCTTTTGCATCGCTTCTTTTGAAAGAGATTCAGGCAAAACGAAGATAGATACAATTCCTGCCAGTGATGCCGCTATTCCCGCAAAAAGAAACGGAAAAGAAAGACTGAATTCAGAAAGCCAGCCGCCGATCCCCGGGCCAACTACAATACCAAGACCCATTGCGGCGCCTAAATACCCCATTCCCTGCCCGCGATTTTCAGGTGTTGTTACATCAGAAACGTATGCCATTGCACTCGGCATAATCGCCGCACCGAATATACCTGCAATTATCCTTGATAAAAACAGCATCCATAAATCCGTTGCAAAAGCGAAAATAAATTCAGCTAATGCGAATCCAAACAAACCAAGCGTTATCAACGGTTTTCGGCCAATTTTGTCAGATAACCGCCCCCATATCGGAGCGAAAAAAAACTGCATGAGTGCAAATACAGCAACCAGAAATCCAAGTGTTGCTGCATCTGCTCCGAATTTTTCAACATAAAATGGCAGAATCGGGATGACTAAGCCTATGCCCACCATAATAATAAATAAGTTAAAGCTCAGTAAAAAAAGAGGTTTGCCAAGCGGCTTTTTCTCATGTTTATTTTGCTGCATTACGTACTTCCTTTCAGGTACCTTTCGTCAGTTCATTTTACAATAATCTCTGCCCAATAGATACTTGTTTTGAAGCTAACTCAACTGCTTTTAAATCAAGAATTTGATCTTCTTCAAACAGCGGCAGCAGGTGCTCCTGACAAGTAAAGAAAATAATCTGGTGCTGTTTTGAAAATTCCTTCAGCAATGACAGGACTTGTTTTGTCCTTTCAAAATCAAAATTAACAAAACCATCATCAATCATAATCGGGAGGCCCTGTCCAGTGCTCAAGTGACGTGC
Proteins encoded in this region:
- the yhaM gene encoding 3'-5' exoribonuclease YhaM codes for the protein MTKGINHYEVGEQADVFLLVKSSTKGIASNGKPFLTLILQDQSGEIEAKLWDAGPDDEVSYSSQSIVKIYGDIHHYRGRNQLKIRNIRTASNTDNVKISDFLETAPVGQEEMMEKVTQYIFEMKNPNIQRVTRYLMKKHQSEFLEYPAATKNHHEFVSGLAYHVVSMLDLAKSIAALYPSLDTDLLYAGVILHDLGKVTELSGPIGTTYTVEGNLIGHISIMVNEIAKAAEHLGIEGEEIVILQHLVLSHHGKAEWGSPKPPLIKEAEILHYIDNLDAKMNMLDRALERVKPGEYTERVFALDNRSFYKPTFHN
- a CDS encoding MFS transporter, producing MQQNKHEKKPLGKPLFLLSFNLFIIMVGIGLVIPILPFYVEKFGADAATLGFLVAVFALMQFFFAPIWGRLSDKIGRKPLITLGLFGFALAEFIFAFATDLWMLFLSRIIAGIFGAAIMPSAMAYVSDVTTPENRGQGMGYLGAAMGLGIVVGPGIGGWLSEFSLSFPFLFAGIAASLAGIVSIFVLPESLSKEAMQKTTAENEKRENQFILIKKALQSPVGFLLILVFMMSFALTIFQAIFGFYALERFGYGPQEVGLIILITGIVGTITQGAAVGRLVAKFGDERVVTSALLLSAFGFVIMTFANSFATVLLTTSVFFLGNSILRPSLNTFISKLAGSKQGMVMGLNNSFMSLGNVAGPILAGYVFEYQINLPYYIGAGVMLAALISTKVWISRREQADVSA